In Populus nigra chromosome 1, ddPopNigr1.1, whole genome shotgun sequence, one genomic interval encodes:
- the LOC133694498 gene encoding cyclin-D4-1-like: MSHSHSHLPDPSASALNSLYCGEDASEVVQRDADTWISSHPQFPPPSPSIILSPPSEENTITKLIDSESHFMPLSDYLHRCRHRFIDITARQDSINWILKVYAHYEFRPLTALLSVNYFDRFLSSYSLPENGWPFQLLSVACLSLAAKMEEPDVPLLLDLQILEPGFIFEPKNIQKMELRVMANLNWRLRSITPFDYLDYFISKLPSCSSTKPENFNRVLKNSADLILNTTRVIDFLGFAPSTVAAAAVISAAGKNFDTIPLKAGVGQLFHERVNREMVRSCHQLLEEYLIDTCPTARLKDLSDDALVDPASPAGVLDAAAACGSCSTRSENPISASSQAPETEPIIKRLRSTAPDVQEP; the protein is encoded by the exons ATGTCTCACTCTCACTCTCACTTACCGGACCCCTCTGCCTCTGCACTTAACAGCCTGTACTGTGGGGAGGATGCCAGTGAGGTGGTCCAACGGGATGCCGACACGTGGATCTCTAGCCACCCTCAATTcccaccaccatcaccatccATCATCCTTTCTCCACCATCCGAGGAGAATACCATCACCAAACTGATTGACTCTGAATCTCACTTCATGCCCTTGTCGGATTATCTCCATCGTTGCCGTCACCGCTTCATTGACATCACGGCTCGCCAAGATTCCATCAACTGGATCCTCAAG GTGTATGCACACTACGAGTTCAGGCCATTAACGGCGTTACTCTCCGTCAATTACTTCGACCGTTTTCTTTCCTCTTACTCTCTTCcg GAAAATGGGTGGCCGTTTCAGCTACTATCAGTGGCATGCTTGTCTTTAGCAGCGAAAATGGAAGAACCTGACGTGCCATTGTTATTAGACCTTCAAATACTTGAACCTGGATTCATATTCGAGcccaaaaacattcaaaaaatgGAGCTTCGGGTCATGGCCAATCTCAATTGGAGATTACGATCAATCACTCCATTCGATTATCTTGATTACTTCATTTCAAAGCTCCCTTCTTGTTCCTCAACAAAACCCGAGAATTTCAATCGGGTCTTGAAAAACTCAGCGGATCTCATTCTCAACACCACCCGTG TGATTGATTTCTTGGGTTTTGCACCGTCGACGGTGGCAGCTGCTGCGGTGATATCCGCTGCGGGAAAGAATTTTGATACTATACCATTGAAGGCTGGTGTTGGGCAGTTATTTCATGAGAGAGTAAACAGG GAAATGGTGAGAAGCTGTCACCAACTACTAGAGGAATACCTGATCGACACGTGTCCGACGGCTCGGCTTAAGGATCTATCGGATGATGCCCTGGTTGATCCGGCTAGCCCAGCTGGCGTGCTCGACGCAGCTGCTGCCTGTGGGAGCTGTAGCACGCGTTCCGAGAATCCCATCTCGGCCAGCAGCCAAGCCCCTGAAACTGAACCGATTATTAAGAGGCTAAGATCTACTGCACCGGATGTACAGGAACCGTAG